In a genomic window of Nodosilinea sp. E11:
- a CDS encoding Uma2 family endonuclease → MSSLLVKSVKTPLPINLSSLLAMPQMSDDQFYDFCQTNPDLRIERNADGEIVVMPPAFADTGNRNGRVFGQLYVWAEADGTGEVFDSSSGFTLPNGAMRSPDAAWILSDRWNRLEPEQQASFAPIAPDFVIELRSSSDTLASLQDKLAEYVANGVRLGVLIDRKHRQVHLYRPEQAPEILDNPEVVNCEPEMPGFGLRMAKVW, encoded by the coding sequence AAACACCATTACCAATCAATCTTTCATCACTCCTGGCCATGCCACAGATGAGTGATGATCAGTTTTATGATTTTTGCCAAACGAATCCTGACTTGCGGATTGAGCGGAACGCAGATGGAGAAATTGTGGTGATGCCGCCAGCCTTTGCTGATACTGGAAACCGCAACGGTAGGGTTTTTGGACAGCTTTATGTCTGGGCAGAAGCCGATGGCACTGGGGAAGTCTTTGACTCTAGCTCAGGCTTTACGCTACCGAATGGTGCCATGCGCTCCCCTGATGCCGCCTGGATTTTGTCTGATCGCTGGAACAGGCTGGAACCTGAGCAGCAGGCATCGTTTGCACCGATCGCGCCCGACTTTGTGATAGAGCTACGGTCGAGTAGTGATACGTTGGCGAGTTTGCAAGACAAACTGGCTGAATATGTGGCCAATGGGGTGCGGTTGGGGGTGTTAATCGATCGCAAGCATCGTCAAGTTCATCTCTACCGGCCCGAGCAAGCACCCGAGATTTTAGATAATCCTGAGGTGGTCAATTGCGAACCTGAAATGCCGGGGTTTGGGCTGAGGATGGCAAAAGTTTGGTAA
- a CDS encoding DUF4160 domain-containing protein gives MNYNDHAPPHVHIKYQNDYRSYRIEISTRQWMTPGKPLPPKLKRLIEAWVEAHEAALLEQWQNAMNNQPVEIVG, from the coding sequence ATGAACTATAACGATCACGCTCCTCCCCATGTCCACATTAAGTATCAAAATGATTACAGGAGCTATCGTATTGAAATCAGCACACGACAATGGATGACTCCAGGCAAGCCGCTACCACCGAAACTAAAGCGACTGATTGAGGCCTGGGTAGAAGCCCATGAAGCCGCATTGCTAGAGCAGTGGCAAAACGCCATGAATAATCAACCCGTTGAAATTGTGGGGTAA